A DNA window from Anas platyrhynchos isolate ZD024472 breed Pekin duck chromosome 33, IASCAAS_PekinDuck_T2T, whole genome shotgun sequence contains the following coding sequences:
- the LOC119713057 gene encoding latent-transforming growth factor beta-binding protein 4-like isoform X2: protein MEPPGAAAGLAPKRRGPGPAPPRMAEPRPLFDDTSGGAAPPPHGPARAYGAPPAAPPASSASRLPPPAAAFLAEPVSSLAAAYGSSLASQGRDIVDRNCSSPLPGLRTQDVCCRGAGMAWGVHECQPCDADPPNPPAVGQHPCPKGFRRTNGSCVDVDECQEGGFCKNGLCTNTRGSFACLCHEGFILDSSRSSCISHQVISEARGPCYRVLREGRCALPTLRNITRQICCCSRVGKAWGPACQRCPPFGSEGFKEICPAGPGYHYSASDLHYNTRYLGQDLPRVPLGRPHVPSPAGTAAPRWRPGRPPPSRSPPVPEVPPRVPKVPQRVPEVPQRVPEAPQRVPEVPPDVPEVPQRVPEVPPRIPEVPPPAPEVVIVPRPTLGLLGPLPTPPGPEGLAPAAGSVCERNPRICGPGRCVPRQGGYTCLCHPGFWLSTQGTHCIDVDECRRSPRPCAPGRCENTVGSFRCVCGPGYRPGPGGTDCQDVDECAQSPSPCAQSRCENLPGGYRCVCPAGYQASTPTGQCQDIDECENHLACPGQECANTPGSFQCRPCRDGFELRHGRCADVDECATGSPCGPHGRCSNTEGSFHCQCRRGYRVGAGGAPCADVNECLEGDFCFPHGECLNTEGSYSCLCAQGYASTPEGTACIDVDECQRGDVCRGGRCANTDGAFECHCPAGFRTDAERAQCHDVDECQEHGAELCGAERCENLPGSYRCVPACQHGYRPRDGGGCEDVDECQEHGAELCGAERCENLPGSYRCVPPCQPGYRPRDGRGCEDEDECAEGGSRCGPHAACHNLPGSFQCACHQGYEAARHGHHCQDVDECATLPGVCGAARCENVDGSFLCLCPDGGHEFDPVTGTCGGPPPATPLLRPPPEPWKPPRAWRRASAPPAGCWRPTSAGSSAAAAWGAPGGSAAPPRGRAPRLEPPSTEPSAPTGPARPRGPRAQQQMWTSAGCSRRSCAGGGSASTPPPASAATAPAATTTSRSTCSAWITTSARTRTRSRASGAAASTRWAPTSAPAPPPWCWTAPSAAASPTTPAPWMTSSSSATSCAPPARGWAPPTNTAPNTPPTTGCPTAPSPLGVRAPACPPRGCAPTTTPMGWGGATTPAGTPFTPPPPATRTWRISRGPAGAPPAPPGPAAPPAPPRTPPRGSSSPTVWPSGRGEPARMTPGTRRCRRSCAGC, encoded by the exons TGCAGCTCGCCCCTGCCCGGTCTGCGCACCCAGGACGTCTGCTGCCGGGGGGCCGGCATGGCCTGGGGGGTGCACGAGTGCCAGCCCTGCGACGCCGACCCCC CGAAcccccccgccgtggggcagcacccctgccccaaaggTTTCCGCCGCACCAACGGCTCCTGCGTGG atgtggaTGAGTGCCAGGAGGGGGGGTTCTGCAAGAACGGGCTCTGCACCAACACCCGGGGCAGCTTCGCCTGCCTCTGCCACGAGGGCTTCATCCTGGACTCGTCCCGGAGCAGCTGCATCT cccaccaggtGATCTCGGAGGCGCGGGGGCCATGTTAccgggtgctgcgggaggggcGCTGCGCGCTGCCCACCCTGCGCAACATCACCcgccagatctgctgctgcagccgcgtgggcaaggcctgggggccggcgtgccagcgctgcccccccttcGGCTCCG AGGGGTTCAAGGAGAtctgccccgccggccccggctaCCACTACTCGGCCTCCGACCTGCACTACAACACCCGCTACCTGGGCCAGgacctgccccgtgtccccctggggcgtccccatgtcccctccccagctgggaccgCCGCCC ctcgctGGCGCCCCGGTcggccgccccccagcaggtcaccgcctgtccccgaggtgccaccgcgggtccccaaggtgccacaacgcgtccccgag GTTCCACAGCGGGTCCCTGAGGCGCCacaacgtgtccccgaggtgccaccagacgtccccgaggtgccacaacgcgtccccgaggtgccaccgcgcatccccgaggtgccaccaccagcccccgagGTTGTCATCGTGCCTcgacccaccctggggctgctgggacccctccccacGCCACCCGGCCCGGAGGGTCTGGCACCAG CCGCCGGCAGCGTGTGCGAGCGGAACCCGCGGATCTgcggccccgggcgctgcgTCCCGCGCCAGGGCGGCTAcacctgcctgtgccaccccggcttctggctcagcacccagggcacccaCTGCATCG acgtggacgagtgccggcgcagcccccggccctgcgccCCCGGCCGCTGCGAGAACACGGTGGGGAGCTTCCGCTGCGTCTGCGGCCCCGGctaccggcccggccccggcggcaccgactgccaag atgtggatgaatgcgcccagagcccctcgccctgcgcccagagccgctgcgagaacttgcccggTGGCTACCGCTGCGTCTGCCCGGCCGGCTACCAGGCCAGCACGCCCACGGGACAGTGCCAGG ACATCGACGAGTGCGAGAACCACCTGGCCTGCCCCGGCCAGGAGTGCGCCAACACGCcgggctccttccagtgccGGCCGTGCCGCGACGGCTTCGAGCTGCGCCACGGGCGCTGCGCAG acgtggacgagtgcgccaCGGGCTCGCCCTGCGGTCCCCACGGCCGCTGCAGTAACACTGAGGGCTCCTTCCACTGCCAGTGCCGGCGCGGATACCGGGTGGGTGCCGGCGGCGCGCCATGCGCGG ATGTCAACGAGTGCCTGGAGGGCGACTTCTGCTTCCCCCACGGCGAGTGCCtcaacaccgagggctcctacagctgcctctgcgccCAGGGCTATGCCAGCACCCCCGAGGGCACCGCATGCATTG acgtggacgagtgccagcgCGGGGACGTGtgccggggcggccgctgcgccAACACCGACGGCGCCTTCGAGTGCCACTGCCCCGCCGGCTTCCGCACCGACGCCGAGCGGGCCCAGTGCcacg atgtggacgagtgccaggagcacggggccgagttgtgtggggctgagcgctgcgagaacttgcccggatcctaccgctgcgtgcccGCCTGCCAGCACggctaccggccccgggacggcggggggtgtgagg atgtggacgagtgccaggagcatggggccgagttgtgtggggcCGAGCGCTGCGAGAACCtgcccggatcctaccgctgcgtgcccccctgccagcccggctaccggccccgggacggcAGGGGGTGTGAGG ACGAGGACGAGTGcgccgagggggggtcccgctgcggCCCCCACGCCGCCTGCCACAacctccccggctccttccagtgcgcctgccaccagggctacgaggccgcccggcacggccaccactgccagg acgtggacgagtgcgcgaCGCTGCCGGGGGTGTGCGGGGCGGCGCGCTGCGAGAACGTGGacggctccttcctctgcctctgccccgacGGGGGGCACGAGTTCGATCCGGTGACGGGGACGtgcgggggaccccccccagcgacCCCACTcctccggccccccccggagccgtggAAGCCCCCCCGGGCTTGGCGGCGTGCTTCAGCCCCGCCTGCGGGGTGCTGGCGCCCAACGTCAgccggcagcagtgctgctgcagcgtggggggcgcctggggggtccgctgcccccccccgaggccgtgccccacgcctggaaccg ccgagcaccgagccctctgcccccacggGACCGGCCAGACCACggggccccagggctcagcagcag atgtggacgagtgccgggTGTTCGCGCCgcagctgtgccgggggggggtctgcaTCAACGCCGCCCCcggcttcagctgctactgCCCCAGCGGCTACTACTACGAGCAGGAGCACCTGCAGTGCGTgg ataacgACGAGTGCCAGGACGAGGACGCGGAGCCGTGCATCGGGGGCCGCTGCGTCAACACGGTGGGCTCCTACTTCtgctcctgcgccccccccctggTGCTGGACGGCTCCCAGCGCCGCTGCGTCACCAACGACACCCGCGCCATGG atgactTCGAGTTCCTCTGCAAcgtcctgcgcccccccggcccggggctgggccccccctaCGAATACGGCCCCGAATACCCCCCCCACTACGGGCTGCCCTacggccccctcccctttgggggtccgggcccccgcctgccccccccggggctgcgcgccGACTACGACCcctatgggctgggggggggctacgACCCCCGCGGGGACGCCCTttacgccgcccccccccgctacGAGGACTTGGAGGATTTCGAGGGGtcccgccggggccccccccgctcctcccggccccgcagcccccccagcgccccccaggacccccccccgtggCTCTTCCAGCCCCACGGTGTGGCCGAGCGGCCGGGGCGAGCCAGCGAGGATg acccccgggacgaggcgctgccgccggagctgtgcggggtgctga
- the LOC119713057 gene encoding latent-transforming growth factor beta-binding protein 4-like isoform X4 produces MEPPGAAAGLAPKRRGPGPAPPRMAEPRPLFDDTSGGAAPPPHGPARAYGAPPAAPPASSASRLPPPAAAFLAEPVSSLAAAYGSSLASQGRDIVDRNCSSPLPGLRTQDVCCRGAGMAWGVHECQPCDADPPNPPAVGQHPCPKGFRRTNGSCVDVDECQEGGFCKNGLCTNTRGSFACLCHEGFILDSSRSSCISHQVISEARGPCYRVLREGRCALPTLRNITRQICCCSRVGKAWGPACQRCPPFGSEGFKEICPAGPGYHYSASDLHYNTRYLGQDLPRVPLGRPHVPSPAGTAAPRWRPGRPPPSRSPPVPEVPPRVPKVPQRVPEVPPRVPHVPPHVPEVPPRVPDVSPCVPEVPQRIPEVPQRVPEAPQRVPEVPPDVPEVPQRVPEVPPRIPEVPPPAPEVVIVPRPTLGLLGPLPTPPGPEGLAPAAGSVCERNPRICGPGRCVPRQGGYTCLCHPGFWLSTQGTHCIDVDECRRSPRPCAPGRCENTVGSFRCVCGPGYRPGPGGTDCQDVDECAQSPSPCAQSRCENLPGGYRCVCPAGYQASTPTGQCQDIDECENHLACPGQECANTPGSFQCRPCRDGFELRHGRCADVDECATGSPCGPHGRCSNTEGSFHCQCRRGYRVGAGGAPCADVNECLEGDFCFPHGECLNTEGSYSCLCAQGYASTPEGTACIDVDECQRGDVCRGGRCANTDGAFECHCPAGFRTDAERAQCHDVDECQEHGAELCGAERCENLPGSYRCVPPCQPGYRPRDGRGCEDEDECAEGGSRCGPHAACHNLPGSFQCACHQGYEAARHGHHCQDVDECATLPGVCGAARCENVDGSFLCLCPDGGHEFDPVTGTCGGPPPATPLLRPPPEPWKPPRAWRRASAPPAGCWRPTSAGSSAAAAWGAPGGSAAPPRGRAPRLEPPSTEPSAPTGPARPRGPRAQQQMWTSAGCSRRSCAGGGSASTPPPASAATAPAATTTSRSTCSAWITTSARTRTRSRASGAAASTRWAPTSAPAPPPWCWTAPSAAASPTTPAPWMTSSSSATSCAPPARGWAPPTNTAPNTPPTTGCPTAPSPLGVRAPACPPRGCAPTTTPMGWGGATTPAGTPFTPPPPATRTWRISRGPAGAPPAPPGPAAPPAPPRTPPRGSSSPTVWPSGRGEPARMTPGTRRCRRSCAGC; encoded by the exons TGCAGCTCGCCCCTGCCCGGTCTGCGCACCCAGGACGTCTGCTGCCGGGGGGCCGGCATGGCCTGGGGGGTGCACGAGTGCCAGCCCTGCGACGCCGACCCCC CGAAcccccccgccgtggggcagcacccctgccccaaaggTTTCCGCCGCACCAACGGCTCCTGCGTGG atgtggaTGAGTGCCAGGAGGGGGGGTTCTGCAAGAACGGGCTCTGCACCAACACCCGGGGCAGCTTCGCCTGCCTCTGCCACGAGGGCTTCATCCTGGACTCGTCCCGGAGCAGCTGCATCT cccaccaggtGATCTCGGAGGCGCGGGGGCCATGTTAccgggtgctgcgggaggggcGCTGCGCGCTGCCCACCCTGCGCAACATCACCcgccagatctgctgctgcagccgcgtgggcaaggcctgggggccggcgtgccagcgctgcccccccttcGGCTCCG AGGGGTTCAAGGAGAtctgccccgccggccccggctaCCACTACTCGGCCTCCGACCTGCACTACAACACCCGCTACCTGGGCCAGgacctgccccgtgtccccctggggcgtccccatgtcccctccccagctgggaccgCCGCCC ctcgctGGCGCCCCGGTcggccgccccccagcaggtcaccgcctgtccccgaggtgccaccgcgggtccccaaggtgccacaacgcgtccccgaggtgccaccacgcgTCCCACACGTGCCACCGcatgtccccgaggtgccaccacgggTCCCCGATGTGTCACCatgtgtccccgaggtgccacaacgcatCCCCGAG GTTCCACAGCGGGTCCCTGAGGCGCCacaacgtgtccccgaggtgccaccagacgtccccgaggtgccacaacgcgtccccgaggtgccaccgcgcatccccgaggtgccaccaccagcccccgagGTTGTCATCGTGCCTcgacccaccctggggctgctgggacccctccccacGCCACCCGGCCCGGAGGGTCTGGCACCAG CCGCCGGCAGCGTGTGCGAGCGGAACCCGCGGATCTgcggccccgggcgctgcgTCCCGCGCCAGGGCGGCTAcacctgcctgtgccaccccggcttctggctcagcacccagggcacccaCTGCATCG acgtggacgagtgccggcgcagcccccggccctgcgccCCCGGCCGCTGCGAGAACACGGTGGGGAGCTTCCGCTGCGTCTGCGGCCCCGGctaccggcccggccccggcggcaccgactgccaag atgtggatgaatgcgcccagagcccctcgccctgcgcccagagccgctgcgagaacttgcccggTGGCTACCGCTGCGTCTGCCCGGCCGGCTACCAGGCCAGCACGCCCACGGGACAGTGCCAGG ACATCGACGAGTGCGAGAACCACCTGGCCTGCCCCGGCCAGGAGTGCGCCAACACGCcgggctccttccagtgccGGCCGTGCCGCGACGGCTTCGAGCTGCGCCACGGGCGCTGCGCAG acgtggacgagtgcgccaCGGGCTCGCCCTGCGGTCCCCACGGCCGCTGCAGTAACACTGAGGGCTCCTTCCACTGCCAGTGCCGGCGCGGATACCGGGTGGGTGCCGGCGGCGCGCCATGCGCGG ATGTCAACGAGTGCCTGGAGGGCGACTTCTGCTTCCCCCACGGCGAGTGCCtcaacaccgagggctcctacagctgcctctgcgccCAGGGCTATGCCAGCACCCCCGAGGGCACCGCATGCATTG acgtggacgagtgccagcgCGGGGACGTGtgccggggcggccgctgcgccAACACCGACGGCGCCTTCGAGTGCCACTGCCCCGCCGGCTTCCGCACCGACGCCGAGCGGGCCCAGTGCcacg atgtggacgagtgccaggagcatggggccgagttgtgtggggcCGAGCGCTGCGAGAACCtgcccggatcctaccgctgcgtgcccccctgccagcccggctaccggccccgggacggcAGGGGGTGTGAGG ACGAGGACGAGTGcgccgagggggggtcccgctgcggCCCCCACGCCGCCTGCCACAacctccccggctccttccagtgcgcctgccaccagggctacgaggccgcccggcacggccaccactgccagg acgtggacgagtgcgcgaCGCTGCCGGGGGTGTGCGGGGCGGCGCGCTGCGAGAACGTGGacggctccttcctctgcctctgccccgacGGGGGGCACGAGTTCGATCCGGTGACGGGGACGtgcgggggaccccccccagcgacCCCACTcctccggccccccccggagccgtggAAGCCCCCCCGGGCTTGGCGGCGTGCTTCAGCCCCGCCTGCGGGGTGCTGGCGCCCAACGTCAgccggcagcagtgctgctgcagcgtggggggcgcctggggggtccgctgcccccccccgaggccgtgccccacgcctggaaccg ccgagcaccgagccctctgcccccacggGACCGGCCAGACCACggggccccagggctcagcagcag atgtggacgagtgccgggTGTTCGCGCCgcagctgtgccgggggggggtctgcaTCAACGCCGCCCCcggcttcagctgctactgCCCCAGCGGCTACTACTACGAGCAGGAGCACCTGCAGTGCGTgg ataacgACGAGTGCCAGGACGAGGACGCGGAGCCGTGCATCGGGGGCCGCTGCGTCAACACGGTGGGCTCCTACTTCtgctcctgcgccccccccctggTGCTGGACGGCTCCCAGCGCCGCTGCGTCACCAACGACACCCGCGCCATGG atgactTCGAGTTCCTCTGCAAcgtcctgcgcccccccggcccggggctgggccccccctaCGAATACGGCCCCGAATACCCCCCCCACTACGGGCTGCCCTacggccccctcccctttgggggtccgggcccccgcctgccccccccggggctgcgcgccGACTACGACCcctatgggctgggggggggctacgACCCCCGCGGGGACGCCCTttacgccgcccccccccgctacGAGGACTTGGAGGATTTCGAGGGGtcccgccggggccccccccgctcctcccggccccgcagcccccccagcgccccccaggacccccccccgtggCTCTTCCAGCCCCACGGTGTGGCCGAGCGGCCGGGGCGAGCCAGCGAGGATg acccccgggacgaggcgctgccgccggagctgtgcggggtgctga
- the LOC119713057 gene encoding latent-transforming growth factor beta-binding protein 4-like isoform X3 — translation MEPPGAAAGLAPKRRGPGPAPPRMAEPRPLFDDTSGGAAPPPHGPARAYGAPPAAPPASSASRLPPPAAAFLAEPVSSLAAAYGSSLASQGRDIVDRNCSSPLPGLRTQDVCCRGAGMAWGVHECQPCDADPPNPPAVGQHPCPKGFRRTNGSCVDVDECQEGGFCKNGLCTNTRGSFACLCHEGFILDSSRSSCISHQVISEARGPCYRVLREGRCALPTLRNITRQICCCSRVGKAWGPACQRCPPFGSEGFKEICPAGPGYHYSASDLHYNTRYLGQDLPRVPLGRPHVPSPAGTAAPRWRPGRPPPSRSPPVPEVPPRVPKVPQRVPEVPPRVPHVPPHVPEVPPRVPDVSPCVPEVPQRIPEVPQRVPEAPQRVPEVPPDVPEVPQRVPEVPPRIPEVPPPAPEVVIVPRPTLGLLGPLPTPPGPEGLAPAAGSVCERNPRICGPGRCVPRQGGYTCLCHPGFWLSTQGTHCIDVDECRRSPRPCAPGRCENTVGSFRCVCGPGYRPGPGGTDCQDVDECAQSPSPCAQSRCENLPGGYRCVCPAGYQASTPTGQCQDIDECENHLACPGQECANTPGSFQCRPCRDGFELRHGRCADVDECATGSPCGPHGRCSNTEGSFHCQCRRGYRVGAGGAPCADVNECLEGDFCFPHGECLNTEGSYSCLCAQGYASTPEGTACIDVDECQRGDVCRGGRCANTDGAFECHCPAGFRTDAERAQCHDVDECQEHGAELCGAERCENLPGSYRCVPACQHGYRPRDGGGCEDEDECAEGGSRCGPHAACHNLPGSFQCACHQGYEAARHGHHCQDVDECATLPGVCGAARCENVDGSFLCLCPDGGHEFDPVTGTCGGPPPATPLLRPPPEPWKPPRAWRRASAPPAGCWRPTSAGSSAAAAWGAPGGSAAPPRGRAPRLEPPSTEPSAPTGPARPRGPRAQQQMWTSAGCSRRSCAGGGSASTPPPASAATAPAATTTSRSTCSAWITTSARTRTRSRASGAAASTRWAPTSAPAPPPWCWTAPSAAASPTTPAPWMTSSSSATSCAPPARGWAPPTNTAPNTPPTTGCPTAPSPLGVRAPACPPRGCAPTTTPMGWGGATTPAGTPFTPPPPATRTWRISRGPAGAPPAPPGPAAPPAPPRTPPRGSSSPTVWPSGRGEPARMTPGTRRCRRSCAGC, via the exons TGCAGCTCGCCCCTGCCCGGTCTGCGCACCCAGGACGTCTGCTGCCGGGGGGCCGGCATGGCCTGGGGGGTGCACGAGTGCCAGCCCTGCGACGCCGACCCCC CGAAcccccccgccgtggggcagcacccctgccccaaaggTTTCCGCCGCACCAACGGCTCCTGCGTGG atgtggaTGAGTGCCAGGAGGGGGGGTTCTGCAAGAACGGGCTCTGCACCAACACCCGGGGCAGCTTCGCCTGCCTCTGCCACGAGGGCTTCATCCTGGACTCGTCCCGGAGCAGCTGCATCT cccaccaggtGATCTCGGAGGCGCGGGGGCCATGTTAccgggtgctgcgggaggggcGCTGCGCGCTGCCCACCCTGCGCAACATCACCcgccagatctgctgctgcagccgcgtgggcaaggcctgggggccggcgtgccagcgctgcccccccttcGGCTCCG AGGGGTTCAAGGAGAtctgccccgccggccccggctaCCACTACTCGGCCTCCGACCTGCACTACAACACCCGCTACCTGGGCCAGgacctgccccgtgtccccctggggcgtccccatgtcccctccccagctgggaccgCCGCCC ctcgctGGCGCCCCGGTcggccgccccccagcaggtcaccgcctgtccccgaggtgccaccgcgggtccccaaggtgccacaacgcgtccccgaggtgccaccacgcgTCCCACACGTGCCACCGcatgtccccgaggtgccaccacgggTCCCCGATGTGTCACCatgtgtccccgaggtgccacaacgcatCCCCGAG GTTCCACAGCGGGTCCCTGAGGCGCCacaacgtgtccccgaggtgccaccagacgtccccgaggtgccacaacgcgtccccgaggtgccaccgcgcatccccgaggtgccaccaccagcccccgagGTTGTCATCGTGCCTcgacccaccctggggctgctgggacccctccccacGCCACCCGGCCCGGAGGGTCTGGCACCAG CCGCCGGCAGCGTGTGCGAGCGGAACCCGCGGATCTgcggccccgggcgctgcgTCCCGCGCCAGGGCGGCTAcacctgcctgtgccaccccggcttctggctcagcacccagggcacccaCTGCATCG acgtggacgagtgccggcgcagcccccggccctgcgccCCCGGCCGCTGCGAGAACACGGTGGGGAGCTTCCGCTGCGTCTGCGGCCCCGGctaccggcccggccccggcggcaccgactgccaag atgtggatgaatgcgcccagagcccctcgccctgcgcccagagccgctgcgagaacttgcccggTGGCTACCGCTGCGTCTGCCCGGCCGGCTACCAGGCCAGCACGCCCACGGGACAGTGCCAGG ACATCGACGAGTGCGAGAACCACCTGGCCTGCCCCGGCCAGGAGTGCGCCAACACGCcgggctccttccagtgccGGCCGTGCCGCGACGGCTTCGAGCTGCGCCACGGGCGCTGCGCAG acgtggacgagtgcgccaCGGGCTCGCCCTGCGGTCCCCACGGCCGCTGCAGTAACACTGAGGGCTCCTTCCACTGCCAGTGCCGGCGCGGATACCGGGTGGGTGCCGGCGGCGCGCCATGCGCGG ATGTCAACGAGTGCCTGGAGGGCGACTTCTGCTTCCCCCACGGCGAGTGCCtcaacaccgagggctcctacagctgcctctgcgccCAGGGCTATGCCAGCACCCCCGAGGGCACCGCATGCATTG acgtggacgagtgccagcgCGGGGACGTGtgccggggcggccgctgcgccAACACCGACGGCGCCTTCGAGTGCCACTGCCCCGCCGGCTTCCGCACCGACGCCGAGCGGGCCCAGTGCcacg atgtggacgagtgccaggagcacggggccgagttgtgtggggctgagcgctgcgagaacttgcccggatcctaccgctgcgtgcccGCCTGCCAGCACggctaccggccccgggacggcggggggtgtgagg ACGAGGACGAGTGcgccgagggggggtcccgctgcggCCCCCACGCCGCCTGCCACAacctccccggctccttccagtgcgcctgccaccagggctacgaggccgcccggcacggccaccactgccagg acgtggacgagtgcgcgaCGCTGCCGGGGGTGTGCGGGGCGGCGCGCTGCGAGAACGTGGacggctccttcctctgcctctgccccgacGGGGGGCACGAGTTCGATCCGGTGACGGGGACGtgcgggggaccccccccagcgacCCCACTcctccggccccccccggagccgtggAAGCCCCCCCGGGCTTGGCGGCGTGCTTCAGCCCCGCCTGCGGGGTGCTGGCGCCCAACGTCAgccggcagcagtgctgctgcagcgtggggggcgcctggggggtccgctgcccccccccgaggccgtgccccacgcctggaaccg ccgagcaccgagccctctgcccccacggGACCGGCCAGACCACggggccccagggctcagcagcag atgtggacgagtgccgggTGTTCGCGCCgcagctgtgccgggggggggtctgcaTCAACGCCGCCCCcggcttcagctgctactgCCCCAGCGGCTACTACTACGAGCAGGAGCACCTGCAGTGCGTgg ataacgACGAGTGCCAGGACGAGGACGCGGAGCCGTGCATCGGGGGCCGCTGCGTCAACACGGTGGGCTCCTACTTCtgctcctgcgccccccccctggTGCTGGACGGCTCCCAGCGCCGCTGCGTCACCAACGACACCCGCGCCATGG atgactTCGAGTTCCTCTGCAAcgtcctgcgcccccccggcccggggctgggccccccctaCGAATACGGCCCCGAATACCCCCCCCACTACGGGCTGCCCTacggccccctcccctttgggggtccgggcccccgcctgccccccccggggctgcgcgccGACTACGACCcctatgggctgggggggggctacgACCCCCGCGGGGACGCCCTttacgccgcccccccccgctacGAGGACTTGGAGGATTTCGAGGGGtcccgccggggccccccccgctcctcccggccccgcagcccccccagcgccccccaggacccccccccgtggCTCTTCCAGCCCCACGGTGTGGCCGAGCGGCCGGGGCGAGCCAGCGAGGATg acccccgggacgaggcgctgccgccggagctgtgcggggtgctga